One part of the Truepera radiovictrix DSM 17093 genome encodes these proteins:
- a CDS encoding GNAT family N-acetyltransferase, producing the protein MPDAETPPPRPRPFVEADYPALAALQRRVFPEAPLSEAALRYEDARLQEPYRRGRWVMGQQGALVGWGGFYQHPSWYHPDRYALELGVAPEAQRQGIGGALYGAIIGALQAHGARAGEVLELRTSVRGRYPQQLAFFTRRGFAERQRSWLLTLELARFTPAPWEPLLAELGQQGYAFASVEELERDETQLYALYTFYQELVADVPRTQPFTPWSFEQFLAHRRSAPNLLPEGSFVALYRGTFAAVSELKRGATPEQLQTGLTAVRRAYRGQKLALACKVMALRYARACGAAVVTTRNAASNAAMLKVNRALGFTVEDADIELARTLDPGRADGSGEA; encoded by the coding sequence ATGCCGGACGCCGAAACCCCGCCCCCCCGCCCCCGCCCCTTTGTCGAGGCCGACTACCCGGCGCTCGCGGCGTTGCAGCGCCGCGTCTTCCCCGAAGCGCCCCTCTCCGAAGCGGCGCTTCGTTACGAGGACGCGCGTCTGCAGGAGCCGTACCGGCGCGGCCGGTGGGTGATGGGGCAGCAGGGCGCGCTGGTCGGTTGGGGGGGGTTTTATCAGCACCCGTCGTGGTATCACCCCGACCGCTACGCGCTCGAGCTCGGCGTCGCCCCCGAAGCGCAGCGGCAGGGGATCGGGGGGGCGCTCTACGGGGCGATCATAGGGGCGCTGCAAGCGCACGGCGCGCGCGCTGGTGAGGTGCTCGAGCTGAGGACCTCGGTCAGGGGGCGCTACCCGCAGCAGCTGGCGTTTTTTACCCGGCGGGGTTTTGCGGAGCGGCAGCGGAGTTGGCTCCTCACGCTCGAGCTCGCGCGCTTTACACCGGCGCCGTGGGAACCGCTGCTGGCTGAGCTCGGCCAGCAAGGCTACGCGTTTGCCAGCGTAGAGGAGCTCGAGCGCGACGAGACGCAGCTCTACGCGCTCTACACCTTTTACCAGGAGCTCGTCGCCGACGTGCCGCGAACCCAGCCGTTTACCCCCTGGAGCTTCGAGCAGTTTCTCGCGCACCGCCGCAGCGCGCCCAACTTGCTGCCGGAGGGTTCGTTCGTCGCGCTCTACAGGGGCACCTTCGCGGCGGTGAGCGAACTCAAACGGGGCGCGACGCCCGAGCAGCTGCAAACGGGTCTCACCGCCGTGCGGCGCGCCTACCGCGGTCAGAAGCTCGCGCTCGCGTGCAAGGTGATGGCGCTGCGCTACGCGCGGGCGTGCGGCGCGGCGGTGGTGACGACGCGCAACGCGGCGAGCAACGCGGCGATGCTGAAGGTCAACCGCGCCCTCGGTTTTACCGTCGAAGACGCCGACATCGAGCTCGCTAGAACCCTCGACCCGGGCCGCGCCGACGGTTCGGGAGAGGCCTAA
- a CDS encoding sugar transferase — MSEAAKGAAGLAQRVLEMSGARYERLKRALDVTFAALGLLVLGPLMAVIALVIRWRMGAPVLFRQVRPGRFERPFTLLKFRTMHDTRGADGELLPPPQRITPLGVWLRKTSLDELPQLFNVLRGDMSFVGPRPLLASYLPYYRERERLRHRVRPGITGLAQVSGRNRLPWDERLELDARYAETLSLALDARIVLATLVKVLRRSDVLDIPLDHGGFIKERAARGEGG, encoded by the coding sequence ATGAGTGAGGCGGCAAAGGGCGCCGCAGGGCTGGCGCAGCGGGTATTGGAGATGAGTGGCGCGCGCTACGAGCGCCTGAAACGGGCGCTCGACGTGACGTTCGCTGCCCTCGGTCTTCTCGTGTTGGGGCCCCTCATGGCGGTGATCGCCCTCGTCATCCGCTGGCGCATGGGCGCCCCCGTCCTCTTTCGGCAGGTGCGCCCGGGCCGCTTCGAGCGCCCCTTTACGCTCCTGAAGTTCCGCACGATGCACGACACCAGAGGCGCCGACGGCGAGCTGCTGCCCCCGCCGCAGCGCATCACCCCGCTAGGGGTGTGGCTGCGCAAGACCAGCCTCGACGAACTCCCGCAGCTTTTTAACGTCCTGCGCGGGGACATGTCGTTCGTGGGGCCGCGCCCGCTGCTCGCGAGCTACTTGCCCTACTACCGCGAGCGCGAGCGGCTGCGCCACCGCGTCCGGCCGGGGATCACCGGGCTCGCGCAGGTCAGCGGGCGCAACCGCCTCCCTTGGGATGAGCGCCTCGAGCTCGACGCGCGCTACGCCGAGACGCTCAGCCTCGCGCTGGACGCCCGCATCGTGCTCGCCACGCTCGTCAAGGTGCTGCGCCGCAGCGACGTGCTCGACATCCCGCTCGACCACGGCGGCTTTATCAAAGAGCGGGCAGCTCGAGGGGAGGGGGGATGA
- a CDS encoding ATP-grasp domain-containing protein, with translation MKRQSGASVPDASGADVGRPGGAQSTLNILLTSAGRRNYLVEYFQEALGGRGRVFAADAKSSAPALQEADGILLVPPIGHKHYIDALVEFCQEERVALLVPLNDLELPLLASAKARFEAVGTTLVVSSREVVDLCFDKWAAYRWLCGEGFLTPQTYLSLEAAKAGLERGELRFPLVLKPRWGSASVGLEFPQDLEELELAFALARRRLARTSLAGEAPGNALLIQAFVAGDEYGLDVVNDLQGGHVTTFVKQKLGMRAGETDSAVTVADAALQDLGAALGRRLQHLGNLDCDVLVNETGAWVLELNPRFGGGYPFSHVAGANLPAALLAWAAGETPEQAWFQTQAGVAASKYSRLMLVRRT, from the coding sequence ATGAAACGCCAGTCAGGGGCCTCCGTACCGGACGCGAGCGGCGCCGACGTCGGACGTCCGGGGGGGGCGCAGAGCACCCTCAACATCTTGCTCACCAGCGCGGGGCGGCGCAACTACCTCGTCGAGTACTTCCAGGAGGCGCTCGGCGGCCGGGGGCGCGTGTTCGCGGCCGACGCCAAGTCGAGCGCGCCCGCGCTGCAGGAAGCCGACGGCATCCTCCTGGTGCCGCCTATTGGCCACAAGCACTACATCGACGCGCTCGTGGAGTTTTGCCAAGAGGAGCGCGTTGCCCTGTTGGTGCCGCTAAATGACCTCGAGCTCCCCCTGCTGGCGTCGGCCAAAGCGCGCTTCGAGGCAGTCGGGACCACGCTCGTGGTCTCGTCGCGCGAGGTGGTCGACCTCTGCTTTGACAAGTGGGCGGCGTACCGCTGGCTCTGCGGTGAGGGGTTTTTAACCCCTCAGACCTACCTCAGCCTCGAGGCGGCCAAAGCGGGGCTAGAGCGCGGCGAGCTCCGCTTTCCGCTGGTGTTAAAGCCGCGCTGGGGGTCGGCCTCGGTGGGGCTCGAGTTCCCCCAAGACCTCGAGGAGCTCGAGCTCGCCTTTGCCCTCGCGCGCCGGCGCCTCGCGCGCACCTCGCTGGCAGGCGAGGCGCCGGGCAACGCGCTGCTGATCCAGGCCTTTGTCGCCGGCGACGAGTACGGTTTAGACGTCGTCAACGACCTTCAGGGGGGGCACGTGACGACGTTCGTCAAGCAGAAGCTGGGGATGCGGGCGGGTGAAACCGACAGCGCCGTGACGGTCGCCGACGCGGCGCTGCAAGACCTCGGTGCGGCCTTGGGGCGGCGCTTGCAGCACCTCGGCAACCTCGACTGCGACGTGCTGGTCAACGAAACCGGGGCGTGGGTGCTCGAGCTCAACCCGCGCTTCGGCGGCGGCTACCCCTTTTCGCACGTCGCGGGCGCGAACCTGCCCGCGGCGCTGCTCGCGTGGGCAGCGGGGGAGACGCCGGAGCAGGCGTGGTTCCAGACCCAAGCGGGGGTGGCCGCGTCGAAGTATAGCCGCCTCATGCTGGTGCGCCGGACGTAG
- a CDS encoding sugar-transfer associated ATP-grasp domain-containing protein, with protein sequence MLGKLRRTAQTLRSAALAEVAGGAALPLPQKLALWRRGFKSTSYVLFDLAHHPPEAYVSDLEVARARRINGAFGRMLKDKLLFEAMLRPYARVPKVLALIERGRLVWLPEVGERGDKGTLEALFALSPAGVIAKPVRGNKGRGVLSLQQQEGALLLSGHAVTAARAEEVFAQLDGYLVVERVEQAPYAAQIFPGAANTVRVLSMRDPDTGEVFFPAAMHRFGGVRTQPTDNFQTGGVSAAIDLATGRLGRAVRHPNVTGGRLVWLSHHPDTGALIEGVVLPHWEALLATLARVLEVYPFLRYVGWDVLVTPEGVCLIEGNHNVNLGLQVHGPLLRDPRVRRFYEAHGVLRRR encoded by the coding sequence ATGCTCGGTAAGCTGCGGCGCACCGCCCAAACCCTGCGCAGCGCTGCCCTCGCCGAAGTGGCGGGGGGGGCGGCGCTGCCGTTGCCCCAGAAGCTCGCGCTCTGGCGACGGGGCTTTAAAAGCACCTCGTACGTCCTGTTCGACCTGGCACACCACCCCCCCGAAGCGTACGTCTCGGACCTCGAGGTCGCCCGAGCGCGTCGCATCAACGGCGCTTTCGGCCGCATGCTTAAAGACAAGCTGCTCTTTGAGGCGATGCTGCGGCCCTACGCGCGGGTGCCAAAGGTGCTGGCCCTGATCGAGCGCGGGCGGCTCGTCTGGCTGCCCGAGGTGGGCGAAAGAGGCGATAAAGGGACGCTAGAGGCGCTCTTTGCACTGTCGCCTGCTGGCGTCATCGCCAAACCCGTGCGCGGCAACAAGGGGCGCGGCGTGCTCAGCTTGCAGCAGCAGGAAGGGGCGCTCCTGCTGAGCGGTCACGCGGTGACGGCGGCGCGCGCCGAGGAGGTGTTCGCGCAGCTCGACGGCTACCTCGTCGTCGAGCGCGTCGAGCAAGCGCCGTACGCCGCGCAGATCTTTCCGGGGGCGGCCAACACCGTCCGCGTCCTTAGCATGCGCGACCCCGACACCGGCGAGGTCTTTTTCCCAGCGGCGATGCACCGCTTCGGCGGGGTCCGCACCCAACCGACCGACAACTTCCAGACGGGTGGGGTAAGCGCCGCTATCGACCTCGCGACCGGACGTCTCGGGCGCGCGGTGCGCCACCCCAACGTTACGGGGGGGCGGCTCGTGTGGCTCAGCCACCACCCCGACACGGGCGCTCTCATCGAAGGGGTCGTGCTACCCCACTGGGAGGCGCTCTTGGCGACGTTGGCGCGCGTCTTGGAGGTCTACCCATTTTTGCGCTACGTCGGTTGGGACGTGCTCGTGACCCCGGAGGGGGTGTGCCTCATCGAGGGCAACCACAACGTCAACCTAGGGTTGCAGGTGCACGGGCCGCTGCTGCGCGACCCGCGCGTGCGGCGCTTTTACGAAGCGCACGGGGTGCTGAGGCGCCGTTAG
- a CDS encoding GTP-binding protein, with amino-acid sequence MLPLPVTVLSGFLGAGKTTLLNHVLSNRQGLKVAVIVNDMSEVNIDRELVARGDAGLSRTEETLVELSNGCICCTLRDDLLREVSRLARAGRFDYLLVESTGISEPLPVAQTFVFEDATGASLSEVARLDALVTVVDAATFPRDLACDDDLAERGESAGEGDERTVAALLADQVEWADVIVVNKTDLVGDAELERLEAVLRALNPRAALYRAERGRVPLEAVLHTGRFDLEAASQSAAWLQELASEHRPETDTYGISSFVFRARAPFHPQRLAAALADPHLEAVLRAKGTFWLATRPDYVGLLSKAGPTYTLDPIGTWWATLPEASWELPEAERQALLASWHPVWGDREQQLVFIGVDMDEAAIRRRLSWALLTDEELEDVARWTQFADPLPAWEVPHP; translated from the coding sequence TTGCTCCCCCTTCCCGTCACCGTCCTCTCCGGCTTTCTCGGCGCGGGCAAAACGACGCTGCTCAACCACGTGCTAAGTAACCGCCAAGGGCTCAAAGTCGCCGTCATCGTCAACGACATGAGCGAGGTGAATATCGACCGCGAGCTCGTCGCGCGCGGGGACGCTGGGCTCAGCCGCACCGAGGAGACGCTCGTCGAACTCAGCAACGGCTGCATCTGCTGCACGCTGCGCGACGACCTCCTGCGCGAGGTCAGCCGGCTCGCCCGCGCGGGCCGCTTCGACTACCTGCTCGTCGAGTCGACCGGCATCTCGGAGCCGCTACCGGTCGCGCAGACGTTCGTCTTTGAGGACGCGACCGGTGCGAGCTTGTCCGAAGTTGCGCGGCTCGACGCCCTGGTGACGGTGGTCGACGCGGCCACCTTTCCGCGCGACCTCGCCTGCGACGACGACCTCGCCGAGCGCGGCGAGAGCGCCGGCGAGGGCGACGAACGCACCGTCGCCGCGCTGCTCGCCGACCAGGTCGAGTGGGCTGATGTCATCGTGGTCAACAAAACCGACCTCGTGGGCGACGCCGAGCTCGAGCGCCTCGAGGCGGTGCTGCGCGCGCTCAACCCGCGAGCCGCCCTCTACCGCGCCGAAAGGGGCCGCGTACCCCTCGAGGCGGTGCTGCACACCGGCCGCTTCGACCTCGAGGCGGCCTCGCAGTCCGCGGCGTGGTTGCAGGAGCTAGCGAGCGAACACCGCCCCGAAACCGACACGTACGGCATCTCGAGCTTTGTCTTTCGCGCGCGGGCCCCCTTTCACCCGCAGCGGCTCGCCGCGGCGCTCGCCGACCCGCACCTAGAGGCGGTGCTGCGCGCCAAGGGGACCTTCTGGTTGGCGACCCGCCCGGACTACGTCGGCCTCCTCTCCAAAGCCGGACCGACCTACACCCTAGACCCCATCGGCACCTGGTGGGCGACGCTGCCCGAGGCGTCGTGGGAGCTGCCGGAGGCCGAGCGCCAGGCGCTGCTCGCCTCGTGGCACCCGGTGTGGGGCGACCGCGAGCAGCAGCTCGTCTTTATCGGCGTTGACATGGACGAAGCGGCGATCCGCCGACGGCTCAGCTGGGCGCTCCTCACCGACGAGGAGCTAGAGGACGTCGCGCGTTGGACGCAGTTCGCCGACCCGCTGCCGGCCTGGGAGGTGCCGCACCCCTAA
- a CDS encoding ribonucleotide-diphosphate reductase subunit beta — MLTERRSTLRPAEYPEFLAYRDAIRHSYWLHTEYNLTEDVNDYRVGVREAERQVLTRALLAIAQVEVAVKTFWGDLYRKFPKPEVGAVGYTFAESEVRHQDAYAHLLELLGLTDAFARLHEAPALGERLAVLDAHLVPVRQDGRDDAFSVALFSAFVEHVSLFGQFLILKAFNQATGRFKGVANIVEATSKEEQIHGMFGYKLVETLRRERPEWFGAAFSARLRAACVDAERAERAILRWICEAGALPFLPLAQLEAFMQARFNGALVALGEAPLWEVDPALLAPTRWFEEELLSSKQVDFFHKRPTAYAKKTRPITADDLFAV, encoded by the coding sequence ATGCTCACCGAACGCCGCAGCACCCTCCGACCCGCCGAGTACCCCGAGTTTTTGGCCTACCGCGACGCGATCCGCCACTCGTACTGGCTGCACACCGAGTACAACCTCACCGAAGACGTGAACGACTACCGCGTCGGGGTGCGTGAGGCCGAGCGCCAGGTGCTGACGCGCGCGCTCCTCGCCATCGCCCAGGTCGAGGTGGCCGTCAAGACCTTTTGGGGCGACCTCTACCGGAAGTTCCCCAAACCCGAGGTCGGCGCGGTGGGTTACACCTTCGCCGAGTCGGAGGTGCGCCACCAAGATGCCTACGCGCACCTGCTCGAGCTGCTCGGCTTGACCGACGCGTTTGCACGGCTGCACGAGGCGCCCGCGCTCGGCGAACGCCTCGCGGTGCTCGACGCCCACCTCGTGCCCGTGCGGCAAGACGGCCGAGACGACGCCTTTAGCGTGGCCCTCTTTAGCGCCTTTGTCGAACACGTCAGCCTCTTCGGGCAGTTTCTCATCCTCAAAGCCTTCAACCAGGCCACGGGGCGCTTTAAGGGGGTCGCCAACATCGTCGAGGCGACCAGCAAAGAGGAGCAGATCCACGGGATGTTCGGCTACAAGCTCGTCGAGACCCTGAGGCGCGAGCGTCCGGAGTGGTTTGGCGCCGCCTTTAGCGCGCGCCTTAGAGCGGCCTGCGTCGACGCCGAGCGCGCCGAGCGCGCAATCTTGCGCTGGATCTGCGAAGCCGGCGCGCTGCCGTTTCTGCCCCTCGCGCAGCTCGAGGCCTTTATGCAGGCGCGCTTTAACGGCGCGCTCGTGGCGCTCGGTGAGGCGCCCCTCTGGGAGGTCGACCCGGCGCTCCTAGCGCCCACGAGGTGGTTCGAGGAGGAGCTCTTAAGCAGCAAACAGGTGGACTTTTTCCACAAACGCCCGACGGCGTACGCGAAAAAGACGAGACCGATCACCGCCGACGACCTCTTCGCGGTCTGA
- a CDS encoding ribonucleoside-diphosphate reductase subunit alpha: protein MSAPVSAPRFAWLTEESRAFLRRGYLLPGVSPEGRLRQISERAEALLGLPGFAERFFDYLARGFYSLSSPIWANFGLSRGLPISCFGSYVPDSMAGILGAAAEVGIMSKYGGGTSAYFGDLRPRGAPIRDNGFSEGAVNFLRLFDTLIDVTKQGATRRGSFAAYLPIDHPDVEEFLAIRSDGNPIQNLFFGVAVSDAWLEAMRAGDADKRRVWAKVLQKRTEVGLPYVLFTDNATRGAPEVYRDRGLVVRSSNLCTEIMLPVAEDESFVCDLASMNLATYDAWRATDAVRLLVFFLDAVMTEFIDKSASLPFFERARRFAVRHRALGVGVVGYHSLLQARRVPFGSLQAALLNRQIFRELREAADDASAELARRYGEPALCEGTGRRNTTLLAVAPTTSSAFILGGVSPSVEPLRSNYYVRDLAKAVVTYRNPALREVLRERGHDTPAVWRSILAHDGSVQHLDCLSDEEKGVFATFSEISPRDIIVQAAGRQAFIDQGQSLNLMIHPETPARDLNALVLEAHARGLKSLYYQHAISAAQALNRELLTCSACEA from the coding sequence GTGAGCGCCCCCGTGAGCGCGCCGCGCTTTGCGTGGCTCACCGAAGAGAGCCGCGCCTTTTTGCGCCGCGGCTACCTGCTCCCGGGCGTGAGCCCCGAAGGGCGCCTCAGGCAGATCAGCGAACGGGCCGAGGCGCTCCTCGGTCTCCCCGGCTTCGCCGAGCGCTTTTTCGACTACCTCGCGCGCGGCTTCTACTCGCTCTCGTCGCCCATCTGGGCGAACTTCGGCCTCTCGCGCGGCCTGCCTATCAGCTGCTTTGGCTCGTACGTCCCCGACAGCATGGCGGGGATCTTGGGGGCAGCCGCCGAGGTCGGGATCATGAGCAAGTATGGCGGCGGGACGAGCGCCTACTTCGGCGACCTTAGGCCTCGCGGCGCGCCAATTCGCGACAACGGCTTTTCCGAGGGGGCGGTCAACTTTTTGCGGCTTTTTGACACGCTCATCGACGTCACCAAACAGGGGGCGACGCGGCGCGGGTCGTTCGCCGCCTATTTGCCGATCGACCACCCCGACGTCGAGGAGTTTTTGGCGATCCGCTCGGACGGCAACCCCATCCAAAACCTCTTTTTCGGGGTCGCGGTGAGCGACGCGTGGCTCGAGGCGATGCGCGCAGGCGACGCGGACAAACGCCGCGTGTGGGCCAAGGTGCTGCAAAAGCGCACCGAGGTCGGCTTGCCCTACGTGCTCTTTACCGACAACGCCACGCGCGGCGCCCCCGAGGTCTACCGCGACCGGGGGCTAGTGGTTCGCTCGAGCAACCTCTGCACCGAGATCATGCTCCCCGTCGCCGAAGACGAGTCGTTCGTCTGCGACCTAGCCAGCATGAACCTCGCGACCTATGACGCGTGGCGCGCGACCGACGCGGTCAGGCTGCTCGTCTTTTTCCTCGACGCGGTGATGACGGAATTTATCGACAAGAGCGCCTCGCTGCCCTTTTTCGAGCGGGCGCGGCGCTTCGCCGTGCGCCACCGCGCCCTGGGCGTCGGCGTCGTCGGCTACCACAGCCTCTTGCAGGCGCGGCGCGTCCCCTTCGGGAGCCTGCAGGCGGCGCTCCTCAACCGCCAGATCTTCCGCGAGCTGCGCGAGGCGGCCGACGACGCCTCGGCCGAGCTCGCCCGCCGCTACGGCGAACCGGCGCTCTGCGAGGGGACGGGGCGGCGCAACACCACCTTGCTCGCGGTCGCACCGACGACCTCGAGCGCCTTTATCCTCGGCGGGGTGTCGCCGAGCGTCGAACCGCTGCGCTCGAACTACTACGTGCGCGACCTCGCCAAGGCGGTCGTGACCTACCGCAACCCCGCGCTGCGCGAGGTATTGCGGGAGCGCGGCCACGACACCCCTGCGGTGTGGCGGAGCATCTTGGCGCACGACGGCAGCGTGCAGCACCTCGACTGCTTAAGCGACGAGGAGAAGGGGGTGTTCGCCACCTTTAGCGAGATCAGCCCGCGCGACATCATCGTGCAGGCGGCGGGGCGCCAAGCGTTTATCGACCAGGGGCAGTCGTTAAACCTCATGATCCACCCCGAGACCCCCGCGCGCGACCTCAACGCCCTCGTGTTAGAGGCGCACGCGCGCGGCCTTAAAAGCCTCTACTACCAGCACGCGATCAGCGCCGCCCAGGCGTTGAACCGCGAGCTGCTGACCTGCTCCGCTTGCGAGGCCTGA
- a CDS encoding acyl-CoA thioesterase has protein sequence MPTTTRAAETRLVHPVFPSDTNHYHTLFGGQAMAWMDQAAFICATRYCRRRVVTVHSSDLSFRRPVPEGSIVELVAQVARTGRTSLEVAVEMWIEPMEREGRELACRGAFTLVALGDDGKPVPVPPLAQRVGA, from the coding sequence ATGCCCACAACCACCAGAGCCGCCGAGACGCGGCTCGTCCACCCCGTCTTTCCAAGCGACACCAACCACTACCACACCCTCTTCGGTGGTCAGGCGATGGCCTGGATGGACCAAGCCGCCTTTATCTGCGCCACCCGCTACTGCCGCCGCCGGGTGGTCACCGTGCACTCGAGCGACCTGTCGTTTCGGCGCCCCGTCCCCGAAGGGTCGATCGTCGAGCTCGTGGCGCAGGTCGCGCGCACCGGCCGCACCTCGCTCGAGGTCGCCGTCGAGATGTGGATCGAACCGATGGAGCGCGAGGGGCGCGAGCTCGCCTGCCGCGGCGCCTTTACCCTGGTGGCGCTCGGTGACGACGGCAAACCGGTGCCGGTCCCGCCGCTGGCGCAAAGGGTGGGGGCGTGA
- a CDS encoding heme/hemin ABC transporter substrate-binding protein, whose translation MNVLSVCPPLRALLVALAVLAPAPAVAAGAMGAAVPPEARIVSLHFYATEALLELGLSEQVVGIDIMSRSYYDAALDRSFAELPVIGHWADLSAESVLALQPTLVVGTERSGPETAVRQLQGATEVLLLDPRDDLAGALARVGQLAAHLGLEGRAAALEAEMAAVRAELAARTAAVEPVGALALASHGGVERVCGRGPHETLLELAGLTNLAPQVSACEELSREALVGIDAEVLVFSNPETFDFFGGHEGLSAHPVFGRTEAVRQERYIVLGSAEQVLGVGLRTPSFALALHEAVYGHEGPVVIERDLAVAPL comes from the coding sequence ATGAACGTCTTGTCCGTTTGCCCCCCGCTTCGCGCCCTGCTCGTCGCCCTCGCCGTCCTCGCCCCGGCGCCCGCCGTCGCCGCGGGCGCTATGGGCGCTGCGGTGCCGCCCGAAGCGCGCATCGTCAGCCTGCACTTCTACGCCACCGAGGCGCTCTTGGAGCTCGGCCTGAGCGAGCAGGTCGTCGGGATCGACATCATGTCGCGCAGCTACTACGACGCTGCGCTTGACCGCAGCTTTGCAGAGCTGCCCGTCATCGGTCACTGGGCCGACCTAAGCGCCGAGAGCGTGCTCGCGCTGCAGCCGACGCTCGTCGTCGGGACCGAGCGGAGCGGCCCCGAGACGGCGGTGCGGCAGCTCCAGGGGGCGACCGAGGTGCTCCTATTGGACCCGCGCGACGACCTTGCGGGGGCGCTGGCGCGGGTCGGGCAGCTCGCGGCCCACCTCGGGCTCGAGGGGCGCGCGGCGGCGCTCGAAGCCGAGATGGCGGCGGTGCGCGCCGAGCTCGCCGCGCGCACGGCCGCGGTCGAGCCCGTCGGCGCCCTCGCGCTCGCTTCGCACGGCGGCGTCGAACGGGTCTGCGGGCGCGGGCCGCACGAGACGCTGCTCGAGCTCGCCGGCCTCACGAACCTCGCGCCGCAGGTGAGCGCCTGCGAGGAGCTGAGCCGCGAGGCGCTCGTCGGGATCGACGCCGAGGTGCTGGTGTTCTCCAACCCCGAGACCTTCGACTTTTTCGGCGGGCACGAGGGGCTGAGCGCCCACCCGGTCTTCGGTCGCACCGAGGCGGTGCGCCAGGAGCGCTACATCGTCCTGGGGAGCGCCGAGCAGGTGCTGGGCGTCGGGTTGCGCACCCCGAGCTTTGCGCTGGCGCTGCACGAGGCGGTCTACGGCCACGAGGGTCCGGTCGTGATCGAGCGCGATTTGGCGGTGGCGCCGCTATGA
- a CDS encoding heme/hemin ABC transporter substrate-binding protein, translating into MGVVCAALVALLGSALAQERIVSLHQKTTDVLFDLGLAEAVVGRSFHSSPFVDPASGVSAEDLPDIGFEFNVSAEAVLALSPTLIVGTEDNGPPQAIAQLRGAGVPVLLVSAQSDLEGSAARIREIAAALGVSGRGEALLERLEAQRQALEARLAATPERVGGLVMVGWSGAPQACGGDSDFHAMYVLAGGHNLLEALNGCPEINPEALPELPVDVLFFPALSQYEAVGGVAGLRARPGFAQLRAVQTGRAVIMESPAFRGMGASAPRFAQAIHEALYEHGGVVLVTPEGAVTPYAEAP; encoded by the coding sequence ATGGGGGTCGTTTGCGCAGCGCTGGTTGCGTTGCTGGGCTCGGCGCTGGCCCAAGAGCGCATCGTCAGCCTCCACCAGAAGACGACCGACGTGCTTTTCGACCTTGGGTTGGCCGAGGCGGTCGTCGGCCGCAGCTTCCACTCGAGCCCCTTCGTCGACCCCGCGTCGGGCGTGAGCGCCGAAGACCTTCCCGACATCGGTTTCGAGTTTAACGTGAGCGCCGAGGCGGTCCTCGCGCTCTCGCCCACCCTCATCGTCGGCACCGAGGACAACGGCCCGCCGCAGGCGATAGCGCAGCTGCGGGGCGCGGGCGTGCCCGTGCTGCTGGTGAGCGCTCAGAGCGACCTGGAGGGGAGCGCCGCGCGTATCCGGGAGATCGCCGCGGCGCTGGGGGTGAGTGGGCGCGGCGAGGCGCTCCTCGAGCGGCTCGAGGCGCAGCGCCAGGCGTTGGAAGCGCGCCTCGCCGCCACCCCCGAGCGCGTCGGCGGCCTCGTGATGGTCGGCTGGTCGGGGGCGCCGCAGGCCTGCGGCGGCGATTCCGACTTTCACGCCATGTACGTTCTGGCGGGCGGCCACAACCTGTTAGAGGCGCTTAACGGCTGTCCGGAGATCAACCCCGAGGCGTTGCCCGAACTACCGGTCGATGTCCTTTTCTTCCCCGCCCTCAGCCAGTACGAAGCGGTCGGCGGCGTCGCCGGTCTGCGCGCGCGACCTGGCTTCGCCCAGCTGCGCGCGGTGCAAACGGGGCGCGCGGTGATCATGGAGAGCCCAGCTTTTCGCGGTATGGGAGCGAGTGCGCCGCGGTTTGCTCAGGCGATCCACGAAGCGCTCTATGAGCACGGCGGGGTCGTGCTGGTGACGCCAGAGGGCGCCGTAACCCCCTACGCCGAGGCGCCGTGA